The Rhodoferax sediminis genome has a segment encoding these proteins:
- a CDS encoding FAD synthetase family protein, with the protein MQRLDASGPALPHGSVVSIGMFDGVHRGHRCVLARLREQGRRFGLPTVVLTFDPHPRAVLNPSAAPQMLSPLADRLKLLAATGDVDHCLVLPFDLRRSEESAESFVQDTLLGRLRMRALVVGENFACGRGRSGDVRRMRALGERHGFDVHAIALHSAPVIDLFGPCSSTATRRLIHSGDVRAASLLLDRPHELTCAVEAVSAMPIMALDARVPDDMCAPPADHYAGAVCNRRSGAGWTPAVLHMREDARTHRRLVRIENALAAECGDLISLRFFDKAAPSERFA; encoded by the coding sequence ATGCAACGCCTGGATGCTTCCGGTCCCGCGCTGCCGCACGGCTCCGTCGTGTCGATCGGCATGTTCGACGGTGTGCACCGCGGCCATCGCTGCGTGCTAGCACGGCTGCGTGAGCAGGGCAGGCGCTTCGGCCTGCCGACGGTGGTGCTGACCTTCGACCCGCATCCTCGCGCGGTCCTGAACCCGTCCGCCGCGCCGCAGATGTTGTCGCCGCTAGCCGATCGGCTCAAGCTGCTTGCCGCTACCGGTGACGTCGATCACTGTCTGGTGCTGCCATTCGACCTCCGGCGCAGCGAGGAGTCGGCCGAGTCCTTCGTGCAGGACACGCTGCTCGGTCGACTGCGGATGCGTGCGCTGGTGGTGGGCGAGAACTTCGCCTGCGGACGCGGCCGCAGTGGCGACGTTCGACGCATGCGCGCGCTGGGCGAGCGGCACGGGTTCGATGTGCACGCGATTGCGCTGCACAGCGCCCCCGTGATCGATTTGTTCGGTCCTTGTTCGTCGACCGCGACGCGCAGGCTGATCCACAGCGGAGATGTTCGCGCCGCGTCGCTGCTGCTCGACCGGCCGCATGAACTGACCTGCGCCGTGGAGGCTGTCTCGGCGATGCCGATCATGGCACTGGACGCACGCGTACCGGACGACATGTGCGCGCCACCGGCCGATCATTACGCAGGTGCCGTATGCAATCGGCGTAGTGGCGCTGGCTGGACGCCAGCGGTACTGCACATGCGCGAGGATGCTCGTACGCACCGGCGTTTGGTGCGCATCGAAAATGCGCTCGCGGCCGAATGTGGCGATCTGATCTCGCTGCGCTTCTTCGACAAGGCCGCTCCTTCAGAGCGGTTCGCTTAG
- a CDS encoding ABC transporter ATP-binding protein: MSAQLLSVQRISQRLGNETQSKQIIGSVSLLSVQGISKALGNAKQSTQIIGSVSFEARRGEFVSVVGPSGCGKTTLLMCLAGLYAVDGGRLAFDGKPVSAPPQGVSVVFQDYSRSLLPWKTVFDNVLFGMKRITDMDSIGKRAWAAELIASVGLKGFEASYPWQVSGGMQQRVAIARGLAARSRLLLLDEPLAAVDAQTRAEMQDLLLDLARKYDQTCVLVTHDVDEAVYMADRIVVLSKRPTTVVEDIPVALSKPRDQLKTREDRTYLGLRHEVITLIRSMRVDH; this comes from the coding sequence GTGAGCGCGCAACTACTTTCAGTCCAAAGAATTTCCCAAAGACTCGGCAACGAAACGCAATCCAAGCAGATCATTGGCTCGGTCTCGTTGCTCTCAGTGCAAGGAATTTCCAAGGCACTCGGCAATGCAAAACAATCTACCCAGATCATTGGCTCGGTCTCGTTCGAAGCGCGACGCGGGGAGTTTGTCTCCGTCGTAGGCCCGTCCGGCTGCGGCAAGACGACACTCCTGATGTGTCTTGCTGGGCTCTATGCCGTCGACGGTGGTCGGCTTGCGTTCGATGGAAAGCCGGTTTCTGCGCCGCCGCAAGGCGTTTCCGTTGTTTTTCAGGACTACAGCCGGTCTCTGCTGCCGTGGAAGACCGTCTTTGACAACGTACTTTTCGGAATGAAGCGCATCACTGACATGGATTCCATCGGCAAACGTGCTTGGGCGGCCGAGCTGATAGCGAGCGTAGGACTGAAAGGATTCGAAGCGAGCTATCCATGGCAGGTGTCAGGCGGTATGCAGCAGCGGGTGGCTATCGCACGCGGACTTGCGGCGCGCTCGCGCCTGCTATTGCTCGACGAGCCTCTTGCAGCAGTTGACGCGCAGACGCGCGCTGAAATGCAGGATTTGCTGCTGGACCTAGCAAGAAAATACGACCAAACCTGCGTATTGGTGACCCACGATGTTGATGAAGCGGTTTATATGGCCGATCGCATTGTTGTCCTGTCGAAGCGCCCCACGACGGTCGTCGAGGACATCCCCGTCGCGTTGTCTAAACCGCGCGACCAATTGAAGACTCGGGAAGACCGGACATATCTAGGTCTAAGACATGAAGTGATCACGCTGATTCGGTCGATGCGAGTAGATCATTGA
- a CDS encoding CHASE2 domain-containing protein gives MFSRLRLHNLPGVLSNLAAVGLVIALAVAALVLRLVDPIPLQNLRLAQFDQLQRWYPRAYSPVGVRVVDIDEASLKEYGQWPWPRTRLAELVDRLHAAGAAVVVFDVLLAEPDRTSPARMAQLWNDPKVSALLETLPDNDLVLQKSFEAQNVVLGSSLARSGQRADPLNGPGKPDLPYRIIHGDAGNPAQWLNAFDSIVLPLPDLMVSAKGVGALNFASDADGVVRRVPMLFRLGNDIVPSLSAEALRVAHGTRNYVLRSSDAGMKEVRIGDLTVPTDSKGEIWLYYTQPQRDRYVSAARVLDGQVGKEKLEGDIVLVGSSAAGLMDLRFSPMGEVVPGVETHALALEQILLGQYLERPAWVGGLEALVIVLCALTAGLFALAAPAWSALLAMLVVLTAMVAGVCYAFAAHHLLLDAIYPALVAGFGFALGGSIHHWLTERERRWVREAFSRYVSPNRVAHLVAHHERLQLGGRRQTCSFVFTDLAGFTSMMEAEDPAQAVAQLNEYLDGMVAIVFKHDGTLDRIVGDAVAVLFSAPVPQQDHRQRAMDCALEMDRFATAHAKRLRASGVAWGYTRIGVHTGEVIVGNFGGKTLFDYRALGDPINTASRLESVNKHLGTRVCVSRAILDGCTGVPARLVGFLVLKGKVQPLEVYEPLAATNTELTAPTADYAAGMRLLRPLDPPDPDSARLALVHFELLIQKYPDDPLVSLHLARLRSGAQDDLIVMQEK, from the coding sequence ATGTTTTCAAGACTGCGACTTCACAATCTTCCGGGGGTACTGTCCAACCTCGCCGCGGTAGGGCTCGTGATCGCGCTGGCTGTCGCGGCATTGGTATTGCGGCTGGTCGACCCGATTCCATTGCAAAACCTGCGTTTGGCGCAGTTCGACCAGTTGCAGCGTTGGTATCCGCGGGCCTATTCCCCTGTGGGCGTTCGCGTGGTGGACATCGACGAGGCCAGCCTGAAGGAATATGGACAGTGGCCCTGGCCTCGCACGCGTTTGGCAGAGCTGGTCGACCGTCTGCACGCGGCCGGTGCCGCCGTGGTGGTGTTTGACGTCCTGCTGGCCGAGCCCGATAGAACTTCCCCCGCACGCATGGCGCAGCTCTGGAATGATCCAAAAGTCAGTGCACTCCTTGAAACCCTGCCCGACAACGACCTGGTGCTTCAGAAAAGCTTCGAGGCGCAAAACGTCGTGCTCGGGTCCAGTTTGGCCCGCAGCGGCCAGCGTGCCGATCCCTTGAATGGTCCAGGCAAACCAGATCTTCCGTATCGGATCATTCACGGTGACGCCGGGAACCCGGCGCAGTGGTTGAATGCGTTCGACTCGATCGTGCTGCCGTTGCCCGATCTCATGGTTTCGGCCAAGGGGGTGGGCGCACTCAATTTCGCGTCCGATGCGGATGGCGTGGTGCGCCGGGTCCCCATGCTCTTTCGGTTGGGGAACGACATCGTTCCCAGCCTGAGCGCGGAGGCGTTGCGTGTGGCCCATGGCACCCGCAATTACGTGCTGCGCAGCAGCGACGCCGGCATGAAGGAAGTCCGCATCGGTGATCTGACGGTGCCAACCGACTCCAAGGGGGAAATCTGGCTGTATTACACCCAGCCCCAGCGTGACCGGTACGTTTCCGCTGCGCGGGTGCTCGATGGCCAGGTCGGCAAGGAAAAGCTGGAGGGGGATATCGTCCTGGTGGGCAGTTCGGCCGCCGGACTGATGGATCTGCGCTTCAGTCCCATGGGCGAGGTTGTACCGGGCGTGGAAACCCACGCACTGGCTTTGGAGCAAATATTGCTCGGGCAATACCTGGAGCGACCTGCCTGGGTGGGCGGACTGGAGGCGCTGGTGATCGTTCTATGCGCTTTGACGGCCGGTCTTTTCGCGCTGGCTGCGCCCGCCTGGTCGGCACTCCTCGCGATGCTGGTTGTTTTGACCGCGATGGTGGCGGGGGTGTGTTATGCATTCGCCGCGCACCATCTCTTGCTGGATGCGATATATCCCGCCCTGGTCGCTGGCTTCGGATTTGCGCTGGGTGGCAGCATTCATCATTGGCTCACCGAGAGGGAGCGACGCTGGGTGCGTGAGGCCTTTTCCCGGTATGTTTCTCCGAATCGGGTTGCGCATCTGGTCGCGCACCACGAGCGACTTCAACTGGGAGGGCGGCGCCAGACCTGCAGTTTTGTCTTTACCGATCTGGCCGGCTTTACCAGCATGATGGAAGCGGAAGATCCGGCGCAGGCGGTTGCGCAGCTCAATGAATACCTTGACGGGATGGTCGCCATTGTTTTCAAACACGATGGCACGCTCGATCGCATCGTGGGCGATGCCGTGGCAGTCCTTTTTTCTGCACCCGTCCCGCAACAGGATCACCGTCAGCGCGCCATGGACTGCGCACTCGAGATGGACCGCTTTGCCACGGCGCATGCCAAGCGGCTGAGGGCGTCTGGAGTCGCCTGGGGATACACCCGCATCGGGGTACACACCGGAGAAGTCATCGTCGGAAACTTCGGCGGCAAGACACTGTTCGACTACCGGGCCCTGGGCGATCCGATCAATACCGCGTCACGCCTGGAGAGCGTGAACAAACATCTGGGCACGCGGGTATGTGTTTCCAGGGCCATTCTGGACGGGTGCACCGGGGTTCCTGCACGCCTCGTCGGGTTCCTGGTCCTCAAGGGCAAAGTCCAGCCACTGGAGGTGTATGAGCCCCTGGCGGCCACCAACACTGAATTGACCGCGCCGACCGCGGACTATGCGGCCGGCATGCGTTTGCTGCGCCCGCTGGACCCTCCGGACCCGGACAGTGCCCGCCTGGCACTGGTGCATTTCGAATTGCTCATTCAAAAATACCCGGATGACCCGCTGGTGAGCCTGCACCTGGCGCGCCTGCGTTCAGGCGCGCAGGATGATCTCATCGTGATGCAAGAGAAATAA
- a CDS encoding SDR family oxidoreductase: MNVLLIGASRGIGLEFVRQYRADHCAVTATARDDAGLNRLRQLGASVLRLDVVDEACVSGLASELKPSWFDVVIICAGAASHLEALEAPTEAAFDSIMHANVLGPMRVIPSVVTALAPGAKVAVLSSRLGSIGGRTQTGMWVYRASKAALNSVLKDVSLALGHRATCVSLHPGWVRTDMGGVAADIDVADSVAGMRKVIASLNSSDTGSFRNYDGESIPW; encoded by the coding sequence ATGAATGTCCTCCTCATTGGAGCGTCGCGTGGTATCGGTCTTGAATTCGTGCGCCAGTACCGGGCGGATCATTGTGCAGTCACCGCAACCGCACGCGACGACGCGGGCCTCAACCGTCTGCGGCAGCTTGGTGCGAGCGTGTTGCGCCTGGATGTCGTCGACGAAGCCTGCGTTTCAGGACTGGCGTCGGAGCTCAAACCTTCCTGGTTCGACGTTGTGATCATCTGCGCTGGGGCCGCCTCGCACTTGGAGGCGCTCGAAGCACCGACTGAAGCGGCATTCGACAGCATCATGCACGCCAACGTGCTGGGTCCGATGCGCGTCATACCGTCCGTCGTCACCGCCTTGGCGCCTGGCGCAAAAGTCGCCGTGCTGTCTTCCCGGCTGGGCTCAATTGGTGGCCGAACACAAACAGGTATGTGGGTCTACCGAGCATCGAAGGCAGCCTTGAATTCAGTACTAAAAGACGTCTCGCTTGCACTCGGACATCGCGCCACATGCGTCAGCCTTCATCCCGGCTGGGTGCGGACCGACATGGGCGGCGTCGCTGCCGATATTGATGTGGCCGACAGCGTTGCCGGGATGCGCAAGGTGATTGCTAGTTTAAATTCGAGCGACACCGGTAGCTTCCGCAACTACGACGGCGAGTCGATTCCATGGTGA
- a CDS encoding ABC transporter permease yields MNRLSRLRDSAWPGTLFLLGLLLTWEVAARQIASPNFPGALTVLSKLGEVGPALLREMGVTLWRAAAGLLLALVTMLPLGVFIGRFRALGDFIEPVIDMLRPLPPLAIVPVAMLFAGVGSGAKVMVIFYSVSFPIILSAIDAVRGAHPMLSNVARSLRMSRREIMLEIDLPAALPQVMVGIRIAVALAILISVSTEMLLSTDGIGNFIMRSQEEFQIAAGMAALIVIAVTALIINGVVEWIDRRALRWHYAKQASTTSN; encoded by the coding sequence ATGAATAGACTGTCGCGACTGCGTGACTCCGCTTGGCCGGGGACGCTTTTTTTGCTTGGCCTGCTCCTGACCTGGGAGGTGGCAGCCCGCCAAATCGCTTCTCCCAATTTTCCTGGCGCTCTGACCGTACTATCGAAACTTGGTGAGGTAGGTCCCGCATTGCTCAGAGAAATGGGAGTCACCCTCTGGAGAGCCGCAGCGGGGTTGCTACTCGCCTTGGTAACGATGTTGCCTTTGGGCGTTTTCATCGGCCGGTTTCGCGCCTTGGGCGATTTTATCGAGCCCGTTATCGACATGCTCCGACCCCTGCCGCCGCTGGCCATTGTTCCGGTTGCCATGTTGTTCGCCGGCGTGGGCAGTGGCGCAAAGGTCATGGTGATTTTTTACAGCGTTTCATTTCCGATTATTCTGAGCGCGATCGACGCGGTGCGTGGCGCACATCCGATGTTGTCGAACGTCGCGCGCAGCCTGCGCATGTCGCGCAGGGAGATCATGCTGGAGATCGACCTGCCGGCAGCGCTGCCACAGGTCATGGTGGGTATCCGAATAGCCGTGGCGCTGGCGATCCTGATCAGCGTCAGTACTGAAATGCTGCTCTCGACCGACGGGATCGGTAATTTCATCATGCGTTCACAGGAGGAGTTTCAAATCGCAGCAGGAATGGCTGCGCTGATTGTTATAGCGGTGACAGCGCTCATCATCAATGGCGTTGTCGAATGGATCGACCGGCGCGCATTGCGTTGGCACTACGCCAAGCAGGCCTCGACAACGTCGAACTGA
- a CDS encoding FecR family protein, which yields MKLYACFFKMFSACALTLLSGLAQAQQEPVGYVKTVTGDAWITTMGQRVKAELGTAVMIGSQIKTQPGASLGVTFKDNTVMSFGPDTEMNVDEYIYAPAQGRLGLVTEMVKGSLNYVSGLIAKLKPEAVAIKTPSGIIGVRGTQFLLQVEPAR from the coding sequence ATGAAGCTGTACGCATGCTTTTTCAAAATGTTTTCTGCCTGTGCCCTCACCCTGCTGTCGGGCCTGGCACAGGCGCAACAAGAGCCAGTAGGCTATGTGAAAACCGTGACCGGTGATGCCTGGATCACGACCATGGGCCAGCGCGTGAAAGCAGAGCTGGGGACTGCCGTGATGATTGGAAGCCAGATCAAGACCCAACCGGGCGCATCCCTCGGTGTGACTTTCAAGGACAACACGGTCATGTCATTTGGGCCCGATACCGAAATGAACGTGGATGAATACATTTACGCACCGGCACAGGGGCGGTTGGGGCTGGTGACAGAAATGGTCAAAGGCTCGCTGAATTATGTTTCCGGCCTCATTGCCAAACTCAAGCCCGAGGCGGTGGCCATCAAGACACCTTCGGGCATCATTGGCGTCAGGGGAACCCAGTTTCTCTTGCAAGTGGAACCAGCCAGGTGA
- a CDS encoding tripartite tricarboxylate transporter substrate binding protein BugD has product MIKFKTLRIAAVAALVLGAHAAAISEIAYPEKPVILVVPFAAGGPTDVVARMIAIPMGKALGQSVLIENTVGAGGTIAATRVARAAPNGYTIFLHHIGMATAPALYRKLSFDPLKDFEYVGQVVDVPMTLLARKDFPANNFDELLSYVRTNKDKVSLANAGLGAVSHLCGLMFMSQIGVELNTIPYKGTGPAMNDLLGGQVDLLCDQTTQTMPMIKEGRLKVYGVTTLKRLGSLPNVATLDEQGLKGFEVKAWHGMYAPKGTPAPVMDKLNAALRVAMLDPMVKQRMNDLSSDIVPADKMTPAGLRTHLEAEIGKWGPVIKKAGIYAD; this is encoded by the coding sequence ATGATCAAGTTCAAAACCTTGAGGATCGCGGCCGTGGCGGCGCTGGTGCTGGGCGCCCATGCGGCAGCGATCAGCGAGATTGCTTATCCCGAAAAACCCGTGATCCTGGTGGTGCCGTTTGCGGCCGGCGGTCCGACCGATGTGGTGGCCCGGATGATTGCCATTCCCATGGGCAAGGCCCTGGGGCAAAGCGTGCTGATTGAAAACACGGTGGGCGCCGGCGGCACGATTGCCGCCACCCGGGTGGCGCGCGCCGCACCCAACGGCTACACCATTTTTCTGCACCACATCGGCATGGCCACGGCGCCCGCGCTGTACCGCAAGCTGAGCTTCGACCCTTTGAAAGACTTCGAATACGTCGGTCAGGTGGTCGACGTGCCGATGACGCTGCTGGCACGCAAGGATTTTCCGGCCAACAACTTCGATGAACTGCTGAGTTATGTGAGGACCAACAAGGACAAAGTCTCCCTCGCCAATGCCGGGCTGGGTGCCGTGTCGCACCTGTGCGGCCTGATGTTCATGAGCCAGATCGGCGTCGAGCTCAACACCATTCCCTACAAGGGCACGGGGCCGGCCATGAACGACCTGCTGGGCGGCCAGGTCGACCTGCTGTGCGACCAGACCACACAAACCATGCCCATGATCAAGGAAGGCCGCCTCAAGGTGTATGGCGTGACCACTCTCAAGCGGCTGGGCTCGCTGCCCAACGTGGCGACGCTGGACGAGCAGGGTTTGAAGGGATTCGAGGTCAAGGCCTGGCACGGCATGTACGCGCCCAAGGGCACGCCGGCGCCGGTGATGGACAAGCTCAATGCCGCGCTGCGCGTGGCGATGCTGGACCCGATGGTCAAGCAGCGCATGAACGATCTGAGCTCCGACATCGTGCCCGCGGACAAAATGACCCCGGCAGGCCTGAGAACCCATCTGGAGGCAGAAATCGGCAAATGGGGACCGGTGATCAAGAAGGCCGGGATCTACGCCGACTGA
- a CDS encoding OmpA family protein — translation MKGFCTIGRIAAVLAMAASLAACVSPPSSYIVLLPNPDGTVGSVIVRSQRGEQVVSQADQGVLLDGSKAAFDVPQAQIARDFGAAVAARPLLPEHYMLFFDLGTSNLTAESKKELPRILDRARARKTADISVIGHTDTLESASFNYLLGLKRAKAIAEQLRHLGLENMELSVESQGLRNLLVPTPMGVAEPRNRRVEITIR, via the coding sequence GTGAAGGGGTTCTGCACCATTGGCAGGATTGCAGCCGTTCTGGCCATGGCGGCATCGCTGGCCGCTTGTGTCAGCCCGCCAAGCTCCTATATCGTTTTGCTGCCGAATCCCGATGGGACTGTTGGCAGTGTGATCGTTCGGAGTCAACGCGGAGAGCAAGTCGTTTCGCAAGCCGATCAAGGCGTCTTGCTGGATGGCAGCAAAGCGGCCTTTGACGTCCCGCAGGCGCAAATCGCACGGGATTTTGGCGCCGCTGTTGCAGCCCGACCGCTCCTGCCAGAGCATTACATGCTGTTCTTTGACCTGGGGACCAGCAATTTAACAGCCGAGTCAAAAAAGGAGCTGCCTCGCATCCTGGACCGCGCACGCGCACGCAAGACCGCTGACATTTCCGTGATCGGGCATACCGACACATTGGAAAGCGCCTCTTTCAACTATCTGCTTGGACTCAAACGAGCCAAAGCCATCGCAGAGCAATTAAGGCATTTGGGGCTCGAAAACATGGAGCTCTCCGTTGAATCGCAAGGTCTGCGAAACTTGCTGGTTCCAACCCCCATGGGAGTTGCCGAACCCCGCAACCGCCGCGTCGAAATAACGATACGGTGA
- a CDS encoding ABC transporter permease: protein MKKVVGVGLFLLVWEGVAHSGLVPQQYFPSVTQVALAAREMLLSGELLQAEGKTLMRALIGLLLAIGLGVSLAMLAARYLLLARMWAPLVEIMRSVPPAALVPLGIFALGLTPKLFIGIVVFAGITMVYLPALNALINTEPVQINAARTLGYSRLETLFLVRLPAAWPEIFTGIRVAAGAALIASIASEMLAGKDGLGFLLFDTAFSLRTNAMFAVMLVAALNGILFNELVLWARRPLAGWQDALNHLGDAR, encoded by the coding sequence ATGAAAAAGGTAGTAGGGGTCGGTCTGTTTCTGCTGGTCTGGGAAGGTGTTGCTCATAGCGGCTTGGTGCCCCAGCAGTATTTTCCATCCGTAACGCAGGTTGCCCTTGCGGCGCGCGAGATGTTGCTCAGCGGCGAGTTGCTGCAAGCTGAAGGAAAAACTCTGATGCGTGCCCTAATTGGGCTTCTGTTGGCCATCGGCCTGGGCGTCAGCCTGGCAATGCTCGCGGCGCGCTATCTGCTGCTCGCGCGCATGTGGGCGCCGTTGGTCGAGATTATGCGATCCGTGCCGCCTGCTGCGTTGGTACCGCTGGGCATTTTTGCGCTCGGCCTGACGCCCAAGCTGTTCATCGGCATCGTGGTGTTCGCTGGAATTACCATGGTCTATCTGCCCGCGCTGAACGCATTGATCAACACCGAACCAGTGCAGATCAACGCGGCACGAACCTTGGGCTACAGCCGGCTGGAAACGCTGTTCCTGGTGCGTCTGCCGGCGGCGTGGCCGGAGATTTTTACGGGCATACGGGTCGCGGCCGGGGCGGCACTGATCGCCTCGATCGCCTCGGAGATGCTCGCCGGCAAAGACGGCTTGGGGTTCTTGCTTTTTGATACTGCGTTTTCGCTTCGCACCAACGCGATGTTCGCCGTGATGCTGGTGGCAGCGTTGAACGGTATTCTGTTCAATGAACTCGTGCTGTGGGCGCGCCGGCCCTTGGCGGGCTGGCAAGACGCACTCAATCATTTGGGAGACGCGCGATGA
- a CDS encoding alkaline phosphatase family protein, giving the protein MISSDRKTVRNVLFIMCDQLRWDYLSCYGHPTLATPHIDNLAKRGVRFDAAYVQSAVCVPSRMSYYTGRYVSSHGSTWNYVPLSVVQRTLGDFLEAAGLDAVLAGKTHVIPDRLGLQRFNMDPESPRGRRYLEGGFVEMDRYDGHAPPGAESGYADYLRSKGYKSDDPWSEFAIGALDEEGKFASGWLLRNAHLAARVDRSHSETAYMTDRALDFVRAKGDQSWVLHLSYVKPHWPLLAPAPYNDLYRDADAGPIIAVSAETRPPHPVLAAYRTAHEDCLSYAQESVVRHVRPTYMGLIKEVDDHLGRLMAELEQLGRLDDTLIIFCSDHGDQLGDHGLGEKELFYEQAVRTPFIVVDPRAAADRTRGTAESRFVEAIDVLPTILDALGLPQPDHLLEGRSLVPLLHGAHVENWRDCVFSELDYAFRDARRALNRGPDECYAWMVRNTRWKYVHYQGLRPQLFDMQEDPQELHDLGADPIFATVRGELKDRLADWLMTRKRRITLDNATVERTTEGWKALDMQIGVW; this is encoded by the coding sequence ATGATCTCTTCCGACCGGAAAACTGTCCGCAACGTGTTGTTCATCATGTGCGACCAATTGCGCTGGGATTACCTTTCCTGCTACGGGCACCCGACGCTCGCAACGCCCCATATCGACAACCTGGCCAAACGCGGCGTCCGCTTCGACGCGGCGTACGTGCAGTCCGCCGTTTGCGTACCGTCGCGAATGTCTTACTACACCGGCCGCTATGTGAGCAGCCATGGATCGACATGGAACTACGTGCCACTCTCGGTGGTGCAGCGCACCCTTGGCGACTTTCTCGAAGCCGCCGGGCTGGACGCGGTTTTGGCCGGCAAGACACACGTCATTCCAGATCGATTGGGCTTGCAGCGCTTCAACATGGACCCCGAGTCGCCCCGCGGCCGCCGGTATCTGGAAGGCGGGTTCGTCGAGATGGATCGCTACGATGGTCACGCGCCACCAGGTGCGGAAAGTGGGTATGCCGACTACCTTCGCAGCAAGGGATATAAAAGCGACGATCCTTGGTCTGAGTTTGCCATTGGCGCGCTGGACGAAGAGGGCAAGTTCGCCAGTGGCTGGTTGCTGCGCAACGCCCACCTTGCGGCGCGAGTCGATCGCAGTCATTCCGAAACCGCGTATATGACCGATCGTGCACTGGACTTCGTTCGTGCCAAGGGCGATCAATCGTGGGTGCTGCACCTGTCCTACGTCAAGCCGCACTGGCCATTGCTCGCTCCAGCGCCGTACAACGATTTGTACCGCGACGCGGACGCAGGCCCGATCATCGCGGTCAGCGCCGAGACGCGTCCACCGCACCCGGTGCTGGCGGCCTACCGTACGGCGCACGAGGATTGCCTGAGTTATGCACAGGAAAGCGTTGTCCGGCACGTGCGGCCTACTTACATGGGATTGATCAAAGAAGTGGATGACCATCTCGGCCGGCTGATGGCTGAACTGGAACAACTCGGCCGCCTCGACGATACCCTGATCATCTTCTGCTCCGATCACGGTGATCAGCTTGGCGACCACGGATTGGGCGAGAAAGAACTCTTCTATGAACAGGCGGTGCGTACCCCATTCATTGTGGTCGACCCTCGCGCCGCAGCAGACCGCACCCGCGGCACGGCTGAGAGCCGTTTTGTCGAAGCTATCGATGTGCTGCCCACCATCCTTGATGCCCTGGGTCTCCCGCAGCCGGATCATCTACTGGAAGGGCGCTCACTGGTACCGCTCCTGCATGGGGCTCACGTCGAAAATTGGCGCGACTGTGTATTCAGTGAACTGGACTATGCGTTCCGCGACGCGCGACGCGCGCTAAATCGAGGGCCCGATGAGTGTTACGCCTGGATGGTCCGCAACACGCGCTGGAAATACGTGCACTACCAGGGCTTGCGTCCCCAGCTGTTTGACATGCAGGAAGACCCGCAGGAGCTCCATGATCTGGGTGCTGACCCCATTTTTGCAACCGTGCGCGGTGAGCTAAAGGACCGGCTCGCCGATTGGCTGATGACTCGCAAACGCCGCATTACGCTGGACAACGCGACGGTGGAGCGCACCACCGAGGGGTGGAAAGCGCTCGATATGCAGATCGGCGTCTGGTGA
- a CDS encoding ABC transporter substrate-binding protein, giving the protein MNTRRHFTTWLTASLIGAALISPAQAQEVKKLRVALVPGIGCLSIYVAAVKGFFKAENLDLEEIPINTGPGAATAVTSNSADVGYGGTLPIILARSHNIPFRFVMGGYYEQAPLSSDDAIIASNKSGINSVADLKGKVIAVNNAGGVNDQQVRLKLAEAGIPIESVKILSVPFPQMQAALQIGNADAVATVEPFRTAILLAKLGKVIARGYVKDKDLTKAVPVGVFYATEQWINGNADTLARLKRSIEKANDFIKANPAEAKEILVQRLRLPADVVGALTLPPYTTTIDPAGLQAVMDAALSVGFLKKPMKAQEMFADSK; this is encoded by the coding sequence ATGAATACCAGAAGACACTTCACCACATGGCTTACCGCCTCGTTGATTGGCGCCGCCCTAATCTCTCCTGCCCAAGCGCAAGAGGTGAAAAAGCTGCGAGTCGCGCTGGTGCCAGGTATTGGCTGCCTGTCCATTTACGTAGCTGCTGTCAAGGGCTTCTTCAAAGCAGAAAATCTCGATTTAGAAGAAATACCAATCAATACCGGTCCTGGCGCAGCGACGGCAGTCACCAGCAACAGCGCCGACGTGGGCTATGGTGGCACATTGCCCATCATCTTGGCACGCTCCCACAATATTCCCTTTCGCTTTGTGATGGGCGGTTACTATGAGCAGGCTCCCCTTTCCAGCGACGATGCGATCATTGCCAGCAACAAGTCGGGTATCAACTCCGTAGCTGACCTGAAAGGCAAGGTGATTGCGGTGAATAACGCCGGTGGCGTGAACGACCAGCAAGTTCGGTTGAAGCTCGCGGAGGCTGGCATTCCGATTGAGTCGGTCAAGATTCTGTCAGTGCCGTTCCCGCAAATGCAGGCCGCACTTCAGATCGGAAATGCCGACGCAGTAGCTACGGTCGAGCCATTCCGGACGGCCATCCTGCTCGCAAAACTCGGAAAAGTCATTGCCCGCGGGTATGTCAAAGACAAGGATTTGACCAAGGCCGTTCCTGTTGGCGTGTTCTACGCCACAGAACAGTGGATTAACGGCAACGCTGACACGTTGGCGCGTCTGAAGCGATCAATTGAGAAGGCCAACGACTTCATCAAGGCCAATCCTGCGGAAGCGAAGGAGATTCTCGTGCAACGCTTGAGGTTGCCTGCCGATGTGGTAGGAGCGCTGACTTTGCCCCCATATACCACGACAATCGACCCCGCCGGCCTTCAAGCGGTGATGGATGCTGCGCTTAGTGTCGGTTTTCTAAAAAAACCAATGAAGGCACAAGAAATGTTCGCAGACTCGAAGTAG